GGCGAAGACGCCGGCCGCCCGCACCGCGTTCGGCCTGCGGCGATAGGCGGCCGGTGACTAACACGCGACAGCGACCGGCGGCGAAGCTGATGGCGGTTGCGGTGCCGGCGGTGTTGGTGGCGGGTGTACCGGTGGGGAGAAAAGCAGACGGCGCGAGGGAATCCCTCGCGCCGTATTTCGTGGGTGGCGATACTGTCCTGTCGCGAGCGTCCGGCGCGACCCCGGGATATCCTGGTATTGTGGGTGAGTGGTGACGATCAGGTCCTGGATTCGGCGCTGGAGCCCGTGGAACCGGTGTCCTCCCCTTTTTGTTCGCCGCGGGGGCGCTCATAGTCCTCTCGCTCGCTGTAGCCGTAGCCGCCGAGGACCTCTCCGCCCCGCATGTAGTCGTGGCCGTAGCCACGCCCGATAGGATACTCCTGCTTCACGGGCTCCTGCTGCTGGTGCATGGCACACCTCCGGCAAGTGACTGGATGCGCTACACTCTGCCACCACCCGTCCGGATAGGCAAGAGCCTTGAATGCCCAACCTCCTCCGGAGATACTTCAGGGCTATGGATATCCGCAACATCGCCATCATCGCGCACGTCGACCACGGGAAGACGACCCTGGTCGACAAGATGCTTCGGCAAGCTGGTGCATTCCGGGAGAATCAGGTCGTCGCCGAGCGTGTGATGGACTCGAACCCGCTCGAACGCGAGCGAGGGATCACCATCCTCGCCAAGAACACCGCCGTCACCTGGAAGGGCACGAAGATCAATATCGTCGATACGCCCGGGCACGCCGACTTCGGCGGCGAGGTCGAGCGCATCCTCCGCATGGTCGATGGGGTGCTCCTCGTCGTCGACGCCTTCGACGGCCCCATGCCCCAGACGCGCTTCGTCCTGCGCAAGGCGCTCGACCTCAAGCGGCGTCCCATCGTCGTGATCAACAAGATCGATCGCCCGGGCGCCGAGCCCATGCGCGTGCACGATGAGGTGCTCGACCTCTTCATCGAACTCGAGGCCGACGACTCGATTCTCGATGCGCCGTTCATCTACGCCTCGGCGCGCGAGGGCGTGGCGACGCTCGACATGGATCAGGCGCCGGTGGACCTGGCGCCGCTCTTCGACGCGATCGTGGCCCACGTGCCCGCGCCGCCGAGCGACGAGAGCGGGACCTTCCAGATGCTCGTCTCCACGCTCGACTACTCGCCGTACCTGGGGCGCCTCGCGGTGGGGCGCATCGAGCGCGGGCAGGTGCGGCTGGGGCAGACCGTCGCGCTGCTCGCCAACGATCCCAACGTCCCCGTGGTCACGTCGCGTGTCACGAAGCTGTACACGCACCAGGGGCTGGAGCGCATCGAGGTGGAGAGCGCGGGGGCGGGCGACATCGTCGCGCTGGCGGGGCTCGAGGGAGTCGAGATCGGGAGCACACTCTCCGACGTCGAGTATCAGGAGCGCATGGAGGGGATCTCCGTGGAGGAGCCGACCATCTCGGTCGACTTCATGGTGAACAACTCGCCGTTCGCCGGCAAGGACGGGAAGTACGTCACGTCACGCCAACTGCGCGAACGCCTGACGAAGGAGCTTGAGCGCAACGTGGCGCTCAAGGTGGACGAGACCGATTCGACCGATACGTGGACCGTGTCGGGGCGTGGCGAGCTCCACCTGTCGATCCTGATGGAGACGATGCGTCGGGAGAGCTACGAGTTCCAGGTGTCGCGCCCGCGCGTGATCTTCCGCGAGGGGCCTAACGGTGAGAAGCTCGAACCGTACGAGGAGTTGATGATCGACGTCCCGGAGGAATACCTGGGCGTCGTGATAGAGAAGCTGGGGCCGCGTCGTGCCGAGTTGATCGACATGCGCAATCCGGGGCA
The DNA window shown above is from Gemmatimonadaceae bacterium and carries:
- the typA gene encoding translational GTPase TypA, with the protein product MDIRNIAIIAHVDHGKTTLVDKMLRQAGAFRENQVVAERVMDSNPLERERGITILAKNTAVTWKGTKINIVDTPGHADFGGEVERILRMVDGVLLVVDAFDGPMPQTRFVLRKALDLKRRPIVVINKIDRPGAEPMRVHDEVLDLFIELEADDSILDAPFIYASAREGVATLDMDQAPVDLAPLFDAIVAHVPAPPSDESGTFQMLVSTLDYSPYLGRLAVGRIERGQVRLGQTVALLANDPNVPVVTSRVTKLYTHQGLERIEVESAGAGDIVALAGLEGVEIGSTLSDVEYQERMEGISVEEPTISVDFMVNNSPFAGKDGKYVTSRQLRERLTKELERNVALKVDETDSTDTWTVSGRGELHLSILMETMRRESYEFQVSRPRVIFREGPNGEKLEPYEELMIDVPEEYLGVVIEKLGPRRAELIDMRNPGQGMVRVRYRIPARGLFGYRSEFLTDTRGTGIIHHRFLEYGAWAGSLSGRTRGTLVSMEQGTVVAFALGNLQERSTLFVSPGDQVYDGMIIGENSRPGDMDVNPTKEKKLTNMRSKSADDAIQLEPPRELTLEGALEYIEDDELIEVTPTAVRLRKRMLNAIDRKKLSREVKRERERASS